One window of the Lysobacter sp. S4-A87 genome contains the following:
- the nusG gene encoding transcription termination/antitermination protein NusG encodes MSEVHKRWYVVHAYSGFEKSVAQALRDRIVRDGMQERFGEVLVPTEEVVEMRSGQKRRSERKFFPGYVLVQIATHDEAGIPRMDNESWHLVKETPKVMGFIGGTADRPLPIADHEADMILQRVQEGVEKPKPKVLFEPGEMVRVIDGPFNDFNGVVEEINYEKSRLRVAVLIFGRSTPVELEFGQVEKA; translated from the coding sequence ATGAGCGAAGTGCATAAGCGTTGGTACGTGGTACATGCCTACTCGGGCTTCGAGAAGTCCGTGGCACAGGCGCTGCGTGACCGTATCGTGCGCGACGGCATGCAGGAGCGTTTCGGCGAAGTGCTGGTCCCGACCGAAGAGGTCGTGGAAATGCGCTCCGGCCAGAAGCGCCGTTCCGAGCGCAAGTTCTTCCCGGGCTATGTCCTGGTCCAGATTGCGACCCATGACGAAGCGGGCATCCCGCGCATGGACAACGAGAGCTGGCACCTGGTCAAGGAGACCCCGAAGGTGATGGGCTTCATCGGCGGCACCGCCGACCGCCCGCTGCCGATCGCCGACCACGAGGCCGACATGATCCTGCAGCGCGTGCAGGAAGGCGTCGAGAAGCCCAAGCCCAAGGTGCTGTTCGAGCCGGGCGAGATGGTCCGGGTCATCGACGGCCCGTTCAACGACTTCAACGGCGTGGTCGAAGAGATCAACTACGAGAAGAGCCGCCTGCGCGTGGCCGTGCTCATTTTCGGCCGCTCGACCCCGGTCGAGCTGGAATTCGGGCAGGTCGAGAAGGCCTGA
- the tuf gene encoding elongation factor Tu, giving the protein MAKGKFERTKPHVNVGTIGHVDHGKTTLTAALTKVGAERFGGEFKAYDAIDAAPEEKARGITISTAHVEYESPNRHYAHVDCPGHADYVKNMITGAAQMDGAILVCSAADGPMPQTREHILLSRQVGVPYIVVYLNKADMVDDAELLELVEMEVRELLSKYDFPGDDTPIIHGSARLALEGDQSEIGVPSILRLVEALDTFIPQPERDVDKAFLMPVEDVFSISGRGTVVTGRIERGIIKVGDEIEIVGIRPTQKTTVTGVEMFRKLLDQGQAGDNAGLLLRGTKRDDVERGQVLCKPGSITPHTEFEAEVYVLSKDEGGRHTPFFKGYRPQFYFRTTDITGAVTLPEGVEMVMPGDNIKMVVALINPVAMDEGLRFAIREGGRTVGAGVVAKIIK; this is encoded by the coding sequence ATGGCCAAGGGTAAGTTTGAGCGCACCAAGCCCCACGTGAACGTGGGCACGATCGGTCACGTCGACCACGGCAAGACGACGCTGACGGCGGCACTGACGAAGGTGGGTGCGGAGCGTTTCGGTGGCGAGTTCAAGGCGTACGACGCGATCGACGCGGCGCCGGAAGAGAAGGCGCGCGGCATCACGATCTCGACGGCGCACGTCGAGTACGAGAGCCCGAACCGTCACTACGCCCACGTGGACTGCCCGGGCCACGCCGACTACGTGAAGAACATGATCACGGGTGCGGCGCAGATGGACGGCGCGATCCTGGTGTGCTCGGCCGCTGACGGCCCGATGCCGCAGACGCGCGAGCACATCCTGCTGTCGCGCCAGGTCGGCGTGCCGTACATCGTCGTGTACCTGAACAAGGCCGACATGGTCGACGACGCCGAGCTGCTCGAGCTGGTCGAGATGGAAGTGCGCGAGCTGCTGTCGAAGTACGACTTCCCGGGCGACGACACCCCGATCATCCACGGTTCGGCCCGTCTGGCGCTGGAAGGCGACCAGTCGGAAATCGGCGTGCCGTCGATCCTGCGTCTGGTCGAGGCGCTGGACACGTTCATTCCGCAGCCGGAGCGTGACGTCGACAAGGCGTTCCTGATGCCGGTGGAAGACGTGTTCTCGATCTCGGGCCGCGGCACCGTGGTGACCGGCCGTATCGAGCGCGGCATCATCAAGGTGGGCGACGAAATCGAAATCGTCGGTATCCGTCCGACGCAGAAGACGACCGTCACCGGCGTCGAGATGTTCCGCAAGCTGCTCGATCAGGGCCAGGCAGGCGACAACGCCGGTCTGCTGCTGCGCGGCACCAAGCGTGACGACGTCGAGCGCGGCCAGGTGCTGTGCAAGCCGGGTTCGATCACCCCGCACACCGAGTTCGAGGCCGAGGTGTACGTGCTGTCGAAGGACGAGGGCGGCCGTCACACCCCGTTCTTCAAGGGCTACCGCCCGCAGTTCTACTTCCGCACGACCGACATCACCGGCGCAGTGACGCTGCCGGAAGGCGTCGAGATGGTCATGCCGGGCGACAACATCAAGATGGTCGTCGCGCTGATCAACCCGGTGGCAATGGACGAAGGCCTGCGTTTCGCAATCCGCGAAGGCGGCCGTACCGTCGGCGCCGGCGTGGTGGCGAAGATCATCAAGTGA
- the ychF gene encoding redox-regulated ATPase YchF encodes MGIKCGIVGLPNVGKSTLFNALTKAGIAAANFPFCTIEPNVGVVPVPDPRLIALSEIVKPQKCIPTAVEFVDIAGLVAGAASGEGLGNKFLAHIREVDAITHVVRCFENPDVIHVNNKVDPIADIETIDTELALADLESVEKALQRAERTAKTGDKDAKIRVEVLGRVRAGLDSGKPARALGLSEDDRLQVRDLFLLTLKPVMYVANVLEDGFHDNPHLDAVRERAVGEGAEVVPVCAAIEEELSQLEDADRDAFLTDLGLDEPGLNRVIRAAYKLLGLQTYFTAGVKEVRAWTVKSGSTAPQAAAVIHTDFEKGFIRAETIAYDDYIKYKGESGARDAGRLRLEGKEYRVQEGDVLHFRFNV; translated from the coding sequence ATGGGCATCAAATGCGGCATCGTCGGCCTGCCTAACGTCGGCAAGTCGACCCTCTTCAACGCCCTGACCAAGGCCGGCATCGCGGCGGCCAACTTCCCGTTCTGCACGATCGAACCCAACGTCGGCGTCGTGCCGGTGCCCGATCCGCGCCTGATCGCGCTGTCGGAGATCGTCAAGCCGCAGAAGTGCATCCCGACCGCGGTCGAGTTCGTCGACATCGCCGGCCTGGTCGCCGGTGCCGCCAGCGGCGAGGGACTGGGCAACAAGTTCCTGGCCCACATCCGCGAGGTCGACGCGATCACCCACGTGGTGCGCTGCTTCGAGAACCCCGACGTCATCCACGTCAACAACAAGGTTGACCCGATCGCCGACATCGAGACGATCGACACCGAGCTGGCCCTGGCCGACCTGGAGTCCGTGGAAAAGGCCCTGCAGCGCGCCGAGCGCACGGCCAAGACCGGTGACAAGGACGCCAAGATCCGGGTCGAGGTGCTGGGCCGTGTCCGCGCCGGGCTGGATTCGGGCAAGCCGGCGCGCGCGCTGGGCCTGTCGGAAGACGACCGCCTGCAGGTGCGCGACCTGTTCCTGCTGACCCTCAAGCCGGTCATGTACGTCGCCAACGTCCTCGAGGACGGTTTCCACGACAACCCGCACCTGGACGCCGTGCGCGAGCGCGCGGTGGGCGAGGGTGCCGAGGTGGTGCCGGTGTGCGCGGCGATCGAAGAAGAGCTCAGCCAGCTCGAGGACGCCGACCGCGACGCCTTCCTGACCGACCTCGGCCTCGACGAGCCGGGCCTGAACCGGGTCATCCGCGCTGCTTACAAGCTGCTGGGCCTGCAGACCTATTTCACCGCCGGCGTGAAGGAAGTCCGCGCCTGGACGGTCAAGTCCGGTTCGACCGCGCCGCAGGCCGCCGCGGTGATCCACACCGACTTCGAAAAGGGCTTCATCCGCGCCGAAACCATCGCGTATGACGACTACATCAAGTACAAGGGCGAGTCCGGTGCCCGCGACGCCGGTCGCCTGCGTCTGGAAGGCAAGGAATACCGCGTCCAGGAAGGCGACGTACTGCATTTCCGCTTCAACGTCTGA
- a CDS encoding 50S ribosomal protein L25/general stress protein Ctc → MSEHILKATGRSVEGKGASRRLRHAASIPAIVYGGKSAPQPIQLDHEKTWLAQQNEWFYSSILTLEIDGKAEPVLLRDMQRHPFKQIIMHLDFQRVDLNQALKASVPLHFLNQDSSPAGKAADVVITHELNEVTVSCLPKDLPEFIEVDLAKLAVGDVVHLSDIKLPKGVELPELKLGKEHDVAVVMAKHGRVETEETSEEAPAEVPATKAAKKDEK, encoded by the coding sequence ATGTCTGAACACATCCTCAAGGCCACTGGCCGCAGCGTCGAAGGGAAGGGTGCGAGCCGCCGTCTTCGTCATGCCGCCAGCATCCCGGCCATCGTCTACGGCGGCAAGTCCGCGCCGCAGCCCATCCAGCTCGACCACGAGAAGACCTGGCTGGCCCAGCAGAACGAGTGGTTCTACTCCTCGATCCTGACCCTGGAGATCGACGGCAAGGCCGAGCCGGTCCTGCTGCGTGACATGCAGCGCCATCCGTTCAAGCAGATCATCATGCACCTGGACTTCCAGCGCGTTGATCTGAACCAGGCGCTGAAGGCTTCCGTGCCGCTGCACTTCCTCAACCAGGACAGCTCGCCGGCCGGCAAGGCCGCCGACGTGGTCATCACCCACGAGCTCAACGAAGTCACCGTCAGCTGCCTGCCCAAGGACCTGCCGGAGTTCATCGAAGTCGACCTGGCCAAGCTGGCCGTCGGCGACGTGGTGCACCTGTCGGACATCAAGCTGCCCAAGGGCGTCGAGCTGCCGGAACTGAAGCTGGGCAAGGAACACGACGTTGCCGTCGTGATGGCCAAGCACGGTCGCGTCGAAACCGAGGAAACCTCGGAAGAGGCACCGGCCGAAGTGCCGGCGACCAAGGCCGCCAAGAAGGACGAGAAGTAA
- the secE gene encoding preprotein translocase subunit SecE yields the protein MNSKVEQHGSSSAGDIVKYALAVLLVAAGVAAYIYFDQWAGALRALAVAGGLVLGAGVFLTSSKGLQTREFLSESRFELRKVVWPTRQEAMRTTWVVMIAVAVLSLILAGFDVVIQAAVKFLLGR from the coding sequence ATGAACAGCAAGGTCGAACAACACGGATCCTCCTCTGCCGGCGACATCGTCAAGTACGCACTTGCCGTGCTGCTGGTCGCTGCGGGCGTGGCCGCTTACATCTACTTCGACCAGTGGGCCGGCGCGCTGCGCGCCCTGGCCGTCGCTGGCGGCCTGGTCCTGGGTGCCGGTGTGTTCCTGACCAGCTCCAAGGGCCTGCAAACCCGCGAATTCCTGTCTGAATCGCGCTTCGAGCTGCGCAAGGTGGTCTGGCCGACCCGCCAGGAAGCCATGCGCACCACCTGGGTGGTCATGATCGCCGTCGCCGTGCTGAGCCTGATCCTGGCCGGTTTCGACGTGGTGATCCAGGCCGCAGTCAAGTTCCTGCTGGGGCGCTGA
- a CDS encoding ribose-phosphate diphosphokinase yields MQNDRNLLIFSGNANRPLADAVCKELGIRLGKALVSRFSDGEVQVEIEENVRRQEVFVIQPTNAPTAENFMELLVLVDALKRASVASVTAVVPYFGYARQDRRPRSSRVPITAKVAAKMFSAVGTDRVLTVDLHADQIQGFFDIPVDNVYASPLLLADIWRAHGTDNMVVVSPDVGGVVRARAIAKRLDDADLAIIDKRRPRANVSTVMNIIGDVEGKTCVLVDDIVDTAGTLCAAAAALKQRGAVKVAAYCTHPVLSGAAIDNVTRSQLDELVVTDTIRLSDAARACNKIRQLSVAELLAETIRRVAFGESVSSLYVD; encoded by the coding sequence GTGCAGAACGATCGGAACCTGCTGATTTTCAGTGGCAATGCCAACCGCCCGCTGGCCGACGCGGTGTGCAAGGAGCTCGGCATCCGCCTGGGCAAGGCACTCGTCAGCCGTTTCTCGGACGGCGAGGTGCAGGTCGAGATCGAAGAGAACGTGCGCCGCCAGGAAGTGTTCGTGATCCAGCCGACGAACGCGCCCACGGCCGAGAACTTCATGGAGCTGCTGGTGCTGGTGGACGCGCTCAAGCGCGCCTCGGTGGCCAGCGTGACCGCGGTGGTGCCGTACTTCGGCTACGCCCGCCAGGATCGCCGCCCGCGTTCGTCGCGCGTGCCGATCACGGCCAAGGTGGCGGCCAAGATGTTCAGCGCGGTCGGTACCGATCGCGTGCTCACGGTCGACCTGCACGCCGACCAGATCCAGGGTTTCTTCGATATCCCGGTCGACAACGTGTATGCCTCGCCGCTGCTGCTCGCCGACATCTGGCGCGCGCACGGCACCGACAACATGGTGGTGGTCTCGCCTGACGTCGGCGGTGTGGTCCGCGCCCGCGCGATCGCCAAGCGCCTCGACGACGCCGACCTGGCGATCATCGACAAGCGCCGCCCGCGCGCCAACGTCTCCACGGTGATGAACATCATCGGCGACGTCGAAGGCAAGACCTGCGTCCTCGTCGACGACATCGTCGACACCGCCGGCACGTTGTGCGCTGCCGCCGCTGCCCTCAAGCAGCGCGGCGCGGTCAAGGTCGCCGCCTACTGCACCCACCCGGTGCTGTCGGGCGCGGCGATCGACAACGTGACCCGGTCGCAGCTCGACGAGCTGGTGGTGACCGACACCATACGCCTGTCGGACGCGGCCAGGGCCTGCAACAAGATCCGCCAGCTCAGCGTTGCCGAGCTGCTGGCTGAAACGATCCGCCGTGTTGCCTTCGGCGAATCGGTCAGCTCGCTGTACGTTGATTGA
- the pth gene encoding aminoacyl-tRNA hydrolase yields MAAGLRLIVGLGNPGAEHLRTRHNAGFWFVDALASRLGGRFGLESKLFGETCKVDIAGQPVWLLKPATFMNLSGKSVTAALRYWKIEPEQMLVAHDELDLDAGVARLKFEGGHGGQNGLRDISQLLGHGKYHRLRIGIGHPGHKDRVTSWVLGRPGSADEAMILRAVDDAQDVLPLAVSGDFNEAMKRLHTPRA; encoded by the coding sequence ATGGCTGCCGGTTTGCGCCTCATCGTCGGTCTGGGAAATCCCGGAGCCGAACACCTCCGGACCCGGCACAACGCCGGGTTCTGGTTTGTGGACGCCCTGGCTTCACGCCTGGGCGGCCGCTTTGGTCTGGAATCCAAGCTGTTCGGCGAGACCTGCAAGGTCGACATTGCCGGCCAGCCGGTCTGGCTGCTCAAGCCGGCCACCTTCATGAACCTGTCCGGCAAGTCGGTCACCGCGGCCCTGCGCTACTGGAAGATCGAGCCGGAGCAGATGCTCGTCGCCCACGATGAGCTCGACCTCGACGCCGGCGTCGCCCGCCTCAAGTTCGAGGGCGGCCATGGCGGCCAGAACGGCCTGCGCGACATCAGCCAGCTGCTCGGCCACGGCAAGTACCATCGCCTGCGCATCGGCATCGGCCACCCCGGCCACAAGGACCGCGTCACCTCCTGGGTGCTGGGCCGTCCGGGCAGTGCCGACGAGGCGATGATCCTGCGCGCCGTCGACGATGCCCAGGACGTATTGCCCCTGGCGGTCAGCGGCGACTTCAACGAGGCCATGAAGCGGCTGCACACGCCGCGGGCCTGA